The nucleotide sequence CTTTGACAATTCCTCCAATAAGATCTACCTCATCTATTTTTAAGGCGGTCATTTCAGAAACTCGGGCCCCAGTTGAATAGAGAAACTCTAAAATTGCCTTATCGCGAAGAACTAAAACACCATCTCCTTTAGGGAGATTCAAAACCAGGCCAACTTCTTTTTCAGTTAAAAATTTAGGTAACGGCTTATCAAGACGGGGGTAAATTAACGAAGCTGCCGGATTATTCTTCATAATACCTTCGCGTAGAATAAATTTAAAAAAACTTTTAAGAGTAGATATCTTGCGCGATATGGTTCGCTTATCCAATCTCTTTTCACTCAAAACCCCCAGGAACTTACGTAGCAAAAAGTAATCAATGCTTTTAATATCCCTGCAGTTACGTGAGTCCAAAAATTCGGAAAACTCGTTTAAGTCCCGTTGATAATTAATAGCCGTATGCTGGGAATAATTTTTCTCAATAGTTAGATAATTAATAAATTTATCGATATAGTATGAAAAAGAGTTCATTAGTTAACTATAGTTTGTTCTTCTTCTCCTGGCGACTTATCATCAGGAAGACTACGGTTAGTATAAGTACACTTTGGAAAAGAACTGCAACCAAAGAATATTTGACCACGCCGGTTTCTACGCTCAACCAACTCTCCCTGTTTACACTCCGGACAAACTATTCCAGTGGTAATACTTTCAGCATACTTACATTTAGGAAAATGCTCGCAACTCAAGAAACGACCCTTTCTTGACCATTTAATTATCATTCGGCCATCACACTTGGTGCAATTTTTATCCGAATATTCAATTTCTTTTTTCGCTAAAATTAATGACCTGTCCACTCGTTCCTTAAACTGCGGATAAAAATCCTTCAAAATCTTATGCCACTCTATTTTGCCACGCTCAACTTCATCTAGCTTTTCTTCCATCGAAGCGGTGAACCCTTCATCCATAATCTTAGGAAAAAACTCTACTAAAAGTTTAATTACCTTTGCCCCTAAATCAGTCGGAATAAAAGCACGTTTTTCTCGACGGGCATAATTCCTTCTAATCAAAGTAAATATAGTCGGCGCGTAAGTGGATGGCCTACCGATACCTTTTTCTTCAAGCAAGCGCACCAAAGATGCATCGTTATAGCGCGGTGGGGGCTTAGTTACGTGTTCAATCACGTTAAATTCCCCAGCCTCTAAATCTTGCCCTTTTTTAAGGTCGGGCAAAGGGTTATCTTCAGCTCCCGAATCAAGAACTTTAAGATATCCCGGAAAAACTACCCGCCTCCCATCGGCGGCAAATTCACTGTCCTTTGACAAAATTATTGCTTTTTTTTGCTCCAACAAAGCCTCTTTCATAACTGTCGAGAGAAATCTTCGCCAAATTAGTTCATACAGCCGTAGTTCATCATCAGAAAGAGAAGAGGCTAAATCCTCAGGTCTACGATATACGCTAGTCGGTCGTATGGCTTCATGGGCAAGCTGAGCCCCCTTTTTCTTTTTGTAGCGATACTCTTTATCGGCAATATAATCCTGACCAAAGGTTTCACCAACGAACTCTTTAGCTTCATTTTTAGCTTTTGAGCTTACATGAAAAGAATCAGTACGCATATACGTGATCAGACCGACGCTTTCATCATTAATTTGGATACCTTCGTATAGCTTCTGGGCAATCATCATTGTTTTTTGAGCCGAGAAATGTAATTTGTTAAAAGCTTCTTGCTGTAAAAGTGAAGTAATATGTGGCGAAGGTGGTTTTCTCGTAGAGTTTTTCTTTATTATATCTTTTACCGAAAAATCTTGATCTTTAACTATCGCTATACACTGATCGGCATCGGTTATTTTAGTAAATATTCCTTTTTTACTTCTGTACTTATTAAGTTTGGCCTTAAAAGTTAAATCCTGAGTCTTAAATTGAGCTTCAACTGAATAAGTAGTTTGTGGTTTAAATTTTTCTATTTCTTTTTCACGCTCAACGATAAACTTTAAAGCTATCGACTGTACTCTTCCGGCTGAAAGACCGCGAACTATCTTTTTCCACAAAAGCGGTGAAAGACTATAACCAACAACTCGGTCTAAAACTCTTCGGGCAATCTGTGAATTAACCCTATTAACATCTAGCTTACTCGGATGCTTAAAAGCCTCAATTAAAGCCTCCTTAGTAATTTCATGAAAGGTCACCCGACTGAACTTCGTTGTTACTTCTGATAGCTGTTCTTTTATATGCCAACTTATCGCCTCCCCTTCTCGATCCGGGTCAGTAGCCAAATAAACTACCTTTTTCTTTTTGGCTTTTTTCTTTAACTGCTTTACTGCTTTTTCTTTTCCCGAAATAATCTTATAGTTTGGTTCAAAATTATTTTCGATGTCTATTGAAATTTTATTGACCGGTAAATCTACTAAATGCCCCATTGAAGAGACAACTTCGTAATCTTTTCCTAAAATCGAGCCAATGGTCTTTGCTTTTGTCGGCGATTCAACTATAACTAAATACTTACTCATAATTACTAATTACTCTCCAGTTTTACTAAATTTTCCTCTTTATCTTTAAATTTATCAAAATTAATATTTAATTCATCTAAAATATCCTCTAAAGTCTCAACTAATTTTGCTCCATCTTTGATTAAAAAATGCGGCCCTTTGCTCAAAAGAGAATTGACTGGCCCCGGAATAGCGAACACTTCACGATTCTGTTCGCAAGCTAACCGAGCAGTAATTAAGGCGCCGCTTCTTTTGGCTGCCTCAACAACTAATACCCCACATGAAAGACCGCTAACAATTCGGTTACGTCGCGGAAAATTTTCCGGTAAAGGCGGGGTATTAAGCGGAAACTCGCTAATAACCACTCCCTTTGCGGTAATTTTTTCAAAAAGAGCCTGATTTTCCCGAGGATAAACATTAAGCAAACCACTACCTAAAACCGCAACCGTCTCACCGGTCTCTATTGCTCCTTTGTGAGCTGCGGTATCAACCCCCCTAGCTAAACCAGAAATAATAACAATACCTAAAGAAGAAAGCTTAACAGCATAATCGTGAGCCAAAGAAATTCCATAATTAGTCGCATTTCTACTTCCAACGATAGCAAATAAGGGCTTATTCAAAACAGTTAAATCACCCTCCAGATAAAGAAGTAGCGGCGCTGAATCGATTTCTCTTAATAGGCTCGGATAACCAGGGTCAAAAATATCCAGACAAATAACTTTATTCTTTTCAATCAAACGTAGTTCATCATCGAAAACTTTAGAATTTCGAAACTTTAAAATTTTTTCGATATCATTATTAGTTAAAGAAGAAATCTCCCTTAACTCAGCAACATTTACTCTCAATAGTGAATCTAAATCCGAAAAACTAGCGACTAAGTCTTTTATCTTCTTAGGTGAAAGATTTATAAGATTAAGTAAAATTGAACTTTTTTTAGCCATTAGTTAACTTTAACAACTCGATAATTTTATAAACTACTCCCTCTGGGTCTAGTTTATCAGTGTCAACTGTATAGTCAGCCTGTTCATAGTATGGTTTTCGAGCAACAAGTAACCTTTCGATTACCGCCAAAGGATCCTTAGTGTTTAGCAACGGTCGGTGAATCTTATGCTTAGTTCTTTCATGAATTGTTGAAGCCTTTGCCGAAAGAGAGACCACTACTCCGCTTTCTTTTAAAATACCTAGATTATCTTCATTACAGATAAGCCCACCGCCACAGCTAATCACTAAATCACTTTTTGCTGACAATTCCCTAAGTAATTCTTGCTCGAGACGACGAAAATGGGCTTCGCCCGAATCGGCAAAAATGTTCGTAATCGACTTGCCTTGGTCTTCTTCAATGGCTACATCCATATCAACAAAGCCACGATTTAACTTCTTAGCCAAAAAACTAGCAACCGTCGTCTTACCGGTTCCCATAAACCCTACGATATATATATTATTCATAAAAATAAAATGGTTTCTTGTGTGCTATATAGGTAAGTAGTATTATCAACAG is from Candidatus Omnitrophota bacterium and encodes:
- the dprA gene encoding DNA-processing protein DprA, encoding MAKKSSILLNLINLSPKKIKDLVASFSDLDSLLRVNVAELREISSLTNNDIEKILKFRNSKVFDDELRLIEKNKVICLDIFDPGYPSLLREIDSAPLLLYLEGDLTVLNKPLFAIVGSRNATNYGISLAHDYAVKLSSLGIVIISGLARGVDTAAHKGAIETGETVAVLGSGLLNVYPRENQALFEKITAKGVVISEFPLNTPPLPENFPRRNRIVSGLSCGVLVVEAAKRSGALITARLACEQNREVFAIPGPVNSLLSKGPHFLIKDGAKLVETLEDILDELNINFDKFKDKEENLVKLESN
- the topA gene encoding type I DNA topoisomerase yields the protein MSKYLVIVESPTKAKTIGSILGKDYEVVSSMGHLVDLPVNKISIDIENNFEPNYKIISGKEKAVKQLKKKAKKKKVVYLATDPDREGEAISWHIKEQLSEVTTKFSRVTFHEITKEALIEAFKHPSKLDVNRVNSQIARRVLDRVVGYSLSPLLWKKIVRGLSAGRVQSIALKFIVEREKEIEKFKPQTTYSVEAQFKTQDLTFKAKLNKYRSKKGIFTKITDADQCIAIVKDQDFSVKDIIKKNSTRKPPSPHITSLLQQEAFNKLHFSAQKTMMIAQKLYEGIQINDESVGLITYMRTDSFHVSSKAKNEAKEFVGETFGQDYIADKEYRYKKKKGAQLAHEAIRPTSVYRRPEDLASSLSDDELRLYELIWRRFLSTVMKEALLEQKKAIILSKDSEFAADGRRVVFPGYLKVLDSGAEDNPLPDLKKGQDLEAGEFNVIEHVTKPPPRYNDASLVRLLEEKGIGRPSTYAPTIFTLIRRNYARREKRAFIPTDLGAKVIKLLVEFFPKIMDEGFTASMEEKLDEVERGKIEWHKILKDFYPQFKERVDRSLILAKKEIEYSDKNCTKCDGRMIIKWSRKGRFLSCEHFPKCKYAESITTGIVCPECKQGELVERRNRRGQIFFGCSSFPKCTYTNRSLPDDKSPGEEEQTIVN
- a CDS encoding tyrosine recombinase XerC; the protein is MNSFSYYIDKFINYLTIEKNYSQHTAINYQRDLNEFSEFLDSRNCRDIKSIDYFLLRKFLGVLSEKRLDKRTISRKISTLKSFFKFILREGIMKNNPAASLIYPRLDKPLPKFLTEKEVGLVLNLPKGDGVLVLRDKAILEFLYSTGARVSEMTALKIDEVDLIGGIVKVKGKGRKERLLPLGEPAVVSIKQYVDARLDDTKALFVNRRNGPLSDRGVRLIISKYIKKAALNLHVSPHTFRHSFATHLLNRGADLRSVQELLGHSTIATTQIYTHLTIDSLKNVYQKAHPRAR
- a CDS encoding shikimate kinase, yielding MNNIYIVGFMGTGKTTVASFLAKKLNRGFVDMDVAIEEDQGKSITNIFADSGEAHFRRLEQELLRELSAKSDLVISCGGGLICNEDNLGILKESGVVVSLSAKASTIHERTKHKIHRPLLNTKDPLAVIERLLVARKPYYEQADYTVDTDKLDPEGVVYKIIELLKLTNG